Sequence from the Hoplias malabaricus isolate fHopMal1 chromosome 10, fHopMal1.hap1, whole genome shotgun sequence genome:
aataataataataataataattaaaataaaaaagtgttgcCTCTCATAGTAGTAAGCAATAATGGCTGATAATATTTCTCTGAAGAAAGGTTGTTAGCAAGATAAACAGAAACAAGTAAATTTAGAATTATACAAGACAAAATCGGCAGCTTTAAAAAACATGAGAGTAACTCGATCAAAATGGTTATTTGGAAAATTAAGCCAAAGATATCaagcaataaataataataataacttattAAACCAAGTTTTAATGCTGAAAATGAAAatcatattttataaataaaatgagtcAAAAGATGGGCTACTTAAGGAAACCCCTAGCTTAAAAAATACAAGCCAATTTGAAGACAACTTTAAACAGCTAAACAGAATAATGGTAAACTACACACCCCCATGTGCTGCATGTTCTGTTCCGCCTTGataaacattttagaaaaaagATTTTTGCCATATCTTGTCAACATGCCCACATTTCCTTAAGACCCAAGCCTTCAGAATATCTATGTAAGACCTGGGAATTCCTTCCAATAACTTAGAAACAAACCTGCTACAAAACATTCACTACGTGTTTTAATGTTGACTACAGCCCCTTTGAACCATTTTCTCTGCAGACCTTTGTCTTGtagcacactacacactgagcAATTTATACCTTTTTGTAACAATATTGCAAAAAGATTCCATTGTCATCTTTCTTTGTCAGCAATGCTTCATGTCATTGTTCTTATCAACGCCGGGCTTTTAATTTTGTACACTATTGACTGTTTAGTGTAGATTTGCTCCCCCTACTGGCCACATGTAGCATCACAGTTTCCATTTAGGAAACAAAACAGCAGCTATTGACCTCCGTTAAGGAGCAGACCCATTAATGTCCCATTTGAAGCAAGCATGTTGGCAGCAGTATAGAGAGGCAGGCTAAATAAAAACTGTGGGGAGTGAGTGGGTAGATGGCAATCAAGACAAAAACAATAACAGCTGGCTGGCCTCTGGCTAAAActgcacaaaaacaacacagtctGCTTATTGCCAAAGCTAGCGCTGAATAATTCGGAGACCCAGCGTATAAGTTATCTTGTAACATCCATGCATATGCCGGGCCGTTCTGTGTATACTTCCACAGGTAATTAGAGTTATCATAAACTCCTCACCCAAACAGGTTAAAAACCACTTACAAGTGCTTTCTCAGCAATTTCAATATATCAGTTGCGTTCAGCCACCCAACAACATGACCATTAAAGtcaagagaaaacaaacagagaaataaaagatGAAAATGACTGGTGACTAATATGAAGCATCCATCATTAACTTTGTGCATTTTTCCTGCATCCTCTTGCAGAAATTAATTGAGTGGCAAAGTGAGGCCGGTGGATAGCCTGAGGCTGGACTGCCTCCACCGtctgttcagagagagagagagaaccaaaaCTGAATGTGGTAGTCCATTTTTCAGTTACATTTTCCCCCCTAAATCAAATCATTTTCTATATACATTAAGCTTTCTAAATTTTACTAAAGGTACATTTGAATTTAAAAGTGCCTTATTTACAGTATTTCCTCTGTTGGCTATTCACGTCCAAATAGGCCTGGATGATTATATAGTCATTAAATATTAGAATATTTAGTCTATGCTTAGATTTACCACGTTTGCATTGTGTAGATATAACTTAatatctcaaaaaaaaaaaaaaaaacatttgtgtgcTGCCATTTCTGGTCCCACTGTTACTTGAAACATGTTCTAATaaagattaaatgtaaacataggAAATCTTACTCAGCAAATATTCAGGACCTGAATTTGCCATGCAGTAATTTCCTTCTTAGACCAAGGCATTTAAAGATTACCCTTCTGTTTCATTTCAACAGGAGGTCACAGATTAGGATAACACTAAGATTATTGGGCCTGAAAACATGACAGGTAACCACCAACAGAAGACAAGAAAACTAAACATTGGCTGTACACTTAGGTGTAATCTCAAAGCATCTGTCTAGTTATAGTTCTAACACCTTTACTCCACTATTTAAAGACCAACTAAATGCAAATATTTGTCAGTCAAAGAGCCAGAGTTTTCCTGACAAATTTATCCGTGGTTTTAAAATCCCTGTTAAAGGGTTTCTCTTCCTGTTGGATTAAGAGATTCAACCTAGACATGAGCAGTAACAAACTGAGCAGTTAACTCCAGTATATTGAGTTTGCACcttaaacattttcagaaatccGGGGAGAGCAAATACCTCAATCCTTACCAGGCTAAAGCAGGCCTATAGCGTACTAAATACCTTATACACTGGCTATGTTTATGGGGGAATAATATACAATGCTTATTACACTCAAATTCATGGTATCATGGAAGCCATCCACTTCAGGGTAGAGGATTTGACGCTCAAATTCAGTGCTAGTAGGTCTGGTTTACCTCTATATTGAACTACTACACCATTTCCCTGCTGCCTATACCCAAGTGAGAATCATTGCGCAGGGTAGGGGtgttaagaaaaaataaataaaaaaatttaaaaagcatgtgactcaaatgtgtcaaAATCATAAGGTTTTATTGTGTTTCAGATAGAAATATTTAACTGAGCATGTCCATCATAAAGTGTTAATTACAGTCAACAGACACAAGTCAGTCCCTGAAAGGAAGCAGTCATACTTATCAAAATATCTTAACTTGGAATACTTATAAAAACTTTTATACAGTCACTCGTTGTGATAGTCATGATGTCAGAAAATTGAGCCCTAATCAAGTATGGAGTCCTAAAAATTGCTGTAGTCTTGATCCTCTGGCAAGTCCATCATTTTAAAAGCCGTGGACTTTCAGCTGCTCTTCCTTTACAATGTTTATCTGttgaagagagaaggagaaatcAGCACTTTGTATTACAAacacatgcatttaaacatCTAAAGACAAGTAGGCATGTTACCTCAAGAAGAAACTGGcagatgttttttctttggtcACCTTGCAACTGGATAACTTCCCCGTACTCCGGGTGCTCAATCACAGTGCCATTGCAGGCAAATTTCTGTAAATAGTAGAATCCCAGTTAATAATGTTCAGCACAAAAACAGTGTGCTTGGTAAAGTTATATAAAACTGCATATGATTAAATGCATTAAGATAGATACCTTTTTAAAAGCTTTTACAAGCTTTTTCTTGTCATAATCATCTGCAATTCCTTGCACTGTGGTAAGGGTCTTTCGCCCGTTTCGTTGTTGAATCCTTATGTGTATTTTGTCTTCTGTCCCAGCTGGGAGCAAATTGTCACCCTTAGTTGCATCAGCAAAGGGATCTGAAATTAAACATTGGGGAAAAATTGCTCAATAAAGTGTATTATAATCATATAAATACGCAACTGACAGACATCAGCTCTTCGAGAGCAAGTAATGCGCAGGCCAGTCTGAGATTAAAGGCCAAATCAGTTATAGTTTGAACACGGTAAAGGCCTTTGTCGAGAAGAAAGGGGAAAGCCAATGCATGCCATTTTTATGAGTGGAATTTATCCAGAACATGCAAGATCCTGAGTATTTCACTCAAtcgattaaaagaaaaaaaaaataggtgtTTAAGCGTCGTCGAAATAATACTACAAGACGGATTTTAACTGACTATTGATTGGTGCATTTAGCTAGGCGGCTAACGGTAAATTAGCTGCGATTTATGTACCGCTAACAATATTAACATGTAGATTAGCCACCCATCGTTCCTTGGATGGTGGTAGAACTATTCGTTTTAAACCTTAAGGGTTTATGCAAAAAACGTCAGTTGAACTACTGAATATCTCCTTGTAAACCCCCGGCGATAATACAATACTGGAGCAGTGCATAACTCAAGTTGCAGGAGGCTAACATTAGCTTCCATCTGAACCGACTTACGAATAGCTACTGCTACTttctcaatattaatatttcagatTGATTTTCTTTTACACTATCTTAAGATCTAGAGCTAAAaccacaaatataaaaaaataaaaaagttgttTTCTCCGTTTTGTTCGTTTCCTAGGGTATCGGACTAGCTCAACTCTCGGCTGTCCTGTAGGCCAACGAAACCTTACTGAGATAGCTAGCGctaatgttaaatatatttgatcagAACATATCGATGGAATCAGTAACTTACCGAAAGACTGGAGGTTCTGGATAGAGGACATGCGATATTAGGGCGAGAACCTTGATGGACGAAAGAGCTCGGCGCTCGATGCCGTTTGTTTTGTTGCGAGTGTCGGGTTTAGCGGAAGCCTGAAGTTCTTCTCAGTAACAAAGGGCAGAGAGGCCTAGCTTCTGTCTGACGCAGCCTGCGGCGACTCAGAGAACAGTCAGAGCTCCGCTCGAAGAGAACAGGGAGCAGACccccacacacatataaacacgaGCTCACACGCAGACAAGAGGCGGGGTTTAACTTCTGTGTTCATCATTAACACCGGTATCCTGTTAGTCCTTTAAGTAACTAAAAATttcatcaaaaaataaaaaataaaataaattaatggtCAGTAGATTGGAGATTAGAGAacaacaatacattttataaatgtcaCTGCCCTTACATGAATGTAACGGGTGTACGTGAGGCATATTTCAGAATTTACAAATATTAGTACCTCGTGCTACACACATTGATTGCACATCGACTGAACACACATTGATTGAGACAGCAGACTGTTGAGGTAACGGCACAAGGGATGGCCTTTCTTTCTTTGCAAGAGTTGGTCATATTGAGAATGATTTCTAGAATGCTGTACAATAATTGATTCAAAACCCAAAATAAAAAGCTGTTCGTCCACCTAAACCAAACAAAGTAGAGGATGATGACCATTGGGAATGGTTCATCAATTTGAAATGTTTTCAATACTGCAACTGGAATTTCTCACCAATACTTGAGCAGCAGGCATCATCTCAGTATACAATCTCTCGCCATCTGAGTAAAATAAGACTGAAAGCCTACAGTAACCAGTATGAAAAGGCTAGACTTACTTTacatgttttgtgtttatacctcattcattgtgtttgttCAAGACAGTGCCACTTGTCATGTTGCAACACAGATTAACCCCTTCATTGAAGCTGTTAACATTAATATACTTGAGACTCTGAAGACCCTGAACCTGATCAAGAATTTCTGGACCACAGACATGCAATACATGGCTaagaaatttacatttacggCATTTTTGTAGACACAAATATCTAGAGGGTCTCACAAAGTGCTTTTTTTGCTTTGAACATATCCTTGGCTAGTTTATTTAGGCTAGTATCCAAAAGACACCTTGGGCTTGGATGCTGCCAAATACAGAAGTCAGGATgcctaaataattttttttggcTTTGTAGGTTAGCGTCAGGATTTTGAAATCAACACGTGTAGCTACAGACAGTCAATGAAGAGAATGCATCAGACTTGGACTTAGGAACATTGAATCAAAGTCATGCCACCACATCCTGGATCAGTTGCAAGTGCATGAAGATACACAACTAAATCAAGGCTAACCAACACAGTGAAAGgagtgtaaaaaaatgtaactaGGTCAATGTAAGAAATTTATAACCATGGGCCTCTACATTTcatgtatgaaaattataaatatgaaaaaaatgaatttttaagctcattcacattcattcattaattcaatgtctgtaagcgtttatccagttcagggtcgcagtgggtccggagcctatccggaaacactgggtgcaaggagaggacacaacctggagggagcaccagtccttcgcaggtcgacacacactcacatattcacacctatggacagttttaagtcaccaatccacataccaacatgtgtttttgaactgtggaagTTCcacagagcacccagaggaaacctatgcagacacagggagaacacaccaaactcctcacaacagtcatctggagcaggggttgaacccataaccccaggaccctggagctgtgtgactgtgacagtaCCTGTGCCATCCTGCCGCCCCCTTTTGTAAGCTTATTTTCTACAAAAAATTTTACTGTACTATAAAGCAGATCAAATATCTTCTTCACATttgacatttatatttttttaaatgtaatatttataaataatgaaaCCTACATCCATTTAATTCATGCTCcagcttcttcccacagtccaaaaacacaaattagtAGGTGACTTAGTTACTGAAATGTGTCCATAAGTGTAAGTGAATttatgtgttgccctgcgatggactggcaccccattCAGCATATTCTGCCATGCGCCATATCATtcctggtgggttttttgtttgtttgtgtttaatgcAATAAAACCATAATTGTGATTTGATAATTCTCTTGAAAATCTTTTATTGATGAATGTCTTCACTGACCATCTTATTTTaggtatttatgtatttataaatagccccctccagggtgtattcccgccttgtgcccaatgattccaggtaggctttagataccgtgaccctgaactggataagtggttacagataaggaatgaatggatggatgtatttctaaatataaacaaatttagaatttgcTACTTGGACTTTCTAAAGTTGGGACAGGTGCTAAATCTGAGTGAATAATTTATAGTATTTTCAGAAAGGCAAatataaaactttaaaagaatcATCCACAGCTTCactttgtagtgtgtgtgcttAACTAGTGCTTAACTGTTTACCATGGAACGTCAGGAACAGCAAAATCAGACAATTCATTGATTCTTGAACAGCTAAATACTTGTATCCAACAATAGCGTGATAAAATTCTACTTGAAAAATTGCAGTTGTCAAAAAAAGACAacgtttatttaaaatgaaagttgGTGtagtaaacatgcctctgtctcAACTTTGAGTGTGATGGCATAAATTTctgtatgttttaatatttaaaaacataattggGTGTGCTCTTGcctgattctgggtaggcttcggacccaccgcgaccctgaattggacaagcagttacagataatgaatgaatgaattgggtTGGTAAGTGAAAGCATTGGAAATAattgatatgtatttttatgtCAGTTATATTCAGTTGAAGACAATGGACAAACTGTTGCATTTTATGCCTTTATATTTTTGAAGATTTGTAGGTTATTAGAATCATAATCCACAGCAAGGAAATACACTTATTGAAGCTTTGaaagaacatttacattttattaattagacttacattaataaatatatgtctAATAAATATGAACCATCtaatattaaatgtataaatatattataaatataaagcaGTCTCTTTGCACTTTGAGAAATTATCAGCGATCTAgtagcttttgttttttaacttgAAATTAAAATAGACAATTTTAACTAGATAGTTCATATCCTATGTCACAATAAGGATGATTAATTATTTAGTCAAAGGCAATTTAGGCAAAGTCTATGGGGTCATTTAACCTCACTGCAATAAAAGAAAGATGAGCTAGATTAAATGAGTGATGGTTATATATCTATCATTGCTAGTCTCAAcatatttctattaaatatttcatcagtattaaattattttttttaaatataaaatatacagtatattcagttaacagtgggtccagagcctacctggactcattgggcgctaggtgggaatacaccctggagggggccttcacagggcaacacagacacacacacacattcacacttttgattcacctatccacctaccaagactttaaaaaacaaacaacacaaaataattgtgtatttttttcacCAAATGTCAAGCGAGTTTAAAGTTTCACTTTAAATGTCACAACTGTCAGAAATACTGGGACTGGTTagttaatatttcattattttcaatTATCTTTTGCACATttcacactgaaaataaatacaatgtatTGCACTCTataacaaaagaaataaaacccaGCTACAATATTTGACAAGTGTGTGGTTCTTGTTTCTGTTTGACTATTTTAGCAACATAATA
This genomic interval carries:
- the eif1b gene encoding eukaryotic translation initiation factor 1b, with the protein product MSSIQNLQSFDPFADATKGDNLLPAGTEDKIHIRIQQRNGRKTLTTVQGIADDYDKKKLVKAFKKKFACNGTVIEHPEYGEVIQLQGDQRKNICQFLLEINIVKEEQLKVHGF